The Candidatus Brocadiaceae bacterium genome includes a window with the following:
- a CDS encoding tetratricopeptide repeat protein, which produces MRRAIGLLLVSACVALAAGCGEGAGEGSGGARLEEGWRAYSTGDFDVAVSVFEGVAAAPEATAEDQYSALLGLATTHHLRTNPDFPRARESYERLGELETPDALRQSTLGLALVDLAEGTAGLEGRTNEGQARLMALLRDFPDDPIADEAVIHLAASLLEPMPDKAAPAGFSLPPSGREERGANVLEQRLQTDPDNRLAPSMHIMLANHYKSIGQMREAVDHLIIAEKKGIAGVKTRSVVLWQIARIAENELKDYDLAATYYERYAREFKRTTLFYRARESLERVRALKAQEGA; this is translated from the coding sequence GTGCGCAGGGCCATCGGTTTGTTGCTCGTTTCCGCGTGTGTCGCCCTGGCGGCAGGCTGTGGAGAGGGTGCCGGCGAGGGCTCCGGGGGCGCCCGGCTGGAGGAAGGCTGGCGCGCCTACTCGACCGGCGATTTCGACGTCGCCGTCAGCGTCTTCGAAGGCGTCGCCGCCGCACCGGAAGCCACCGCCGAGGACCAGTACTCCGCCCTGCTGGGTCTGGCCACCACGCATCACCTGCGGACGAACCCCGACTTTCCGAGGGCCCGCGAGAGCTACGAGCGGCTGGGTGAACTGGAAACGCCCGACGCTCTCCGGCAGAGCACGCTGGGGCTGGCCCTGGTCGACCTGGCGGAGGGGACGGCCGGTCTCGAGGGCCGGACGAACGAGGGCCAGGCCCGCCTGATGGCCCTGCTTCGGGATTTTCCCGACGACCCCATCGCGGACGAAGCCGTGATCCATCTGGCCGCCTCGCTGCTGGAGCCTATGCCCGACAAGGCGGCACCCGCCGGATTCAGCCTTCCGCCTTCCGGACGCGAGGAACGCGGGGCAAACGTCCTCGAGCAGCGCCTCCAGACCGATCCCGACAATCGGCTCGCGCCCTCCATGCACATCATGCTGGCGAACCACTACAAGAGCATCGGGCAGATGCGCGAGGCGGTCGACCACCTGATCATCGCGGAGAAGAAGGGCATCGCCGGGGTCAAGACCCGCAGCGTCGTGCTGTGGCAGATCGCCCGCATCGCCGAGAACGAACTGAAGGACTACGATCTGGCGGCAACGTACTACGAACGCTACGCCCGGGAGTTCAAGCGGACCACTCTCTTCTACCGCGCCCGGGAGAGCCTGGAGCGTGTTCGCGCTCTGAAGGCCCAAGAGGGAGCCTGA
- a CDS encoding ABC transporter substrate-binding protein: MQAAFVCAFAVVLGVPFLLRPEPVRVQEGNTSDLPSRKLVIVTPHAEAIRREFARAFAEWTAETRGFLTDIEWLDPGGTTTAIQWVEDQFESRPGGIEVDIFFGGGSDPFLRFSQLGLLHRCSLPAEVLAPIPQSHAGTEVYDAGQLWFGACLSGFGILYNKAVLGVLGLPEPREWADLGRPGFFSWVAGADPRQSGSIHMAFEIILQAYGWETGWRNVMRMCANCRSFSRGASDVPLDVSAGEAACGMAIDTYGLRAVAEAGEDRMAFCLPQALTVINPDGIGVLKGAPDAELAELFVGFVLSEHGQRIWMQRAGTPGGPARYGLYRLPVMRGLVERYRQYAAVGMDPYEFESGVEFDLDKKNRRWGILNALIGACIIDVHTELAAAWRVLRDLPEGDPRVRALLEPPISEDDLLRMAEDRWGDAAFRADMVARWSQEAKTRYRRLAKER; this comes from the coding sequence ATGCAGGCGGCGTTCGTCTGCGCGTTCGCCGTCGTTCTGGGGGTGCCTTTCCTGTTGCGCCCGGAGCCCGTCCGCGTCCAGGAGGGAAACACCTCCGATCTGCCCTCCCGCAAGCTGGTCATCGTCACGCCGCACGCCGAGGCCATCCGCCGGGAGTTCGCGCGTGCCTTTGCGGAGTGGACGGCCGAGACGCGCGGCTTCCTGACGGACATCGAGTGGCTGGATCCGGGCGGCACGACCACGGCCATCCAGTGGGTGGAGGACCAGTTCGAGTCGCGCCCCGGCGGCATTGAAGTCGACATCTTCTTCGGAGGCGGCTCGGATCCGTTCCTGCGGTTCTCGCAGTTGGGGCTTCTGCACCGCTGCAGTCTGCCGGCGGAGGTTCTGGCGCCCATCCCCCAGTCGCATGCGGGCACGGAGGTCTACGACGCGGGGCAGCTCTGGTTCGGCGCCTGCCTGTCGGGGTTCGGGATCCTCTACAACAAGGCTGTCCTGGGGGTGCTCGGGCTGCCGGAGCCCCGCGAATGGGCTGACCTGGGCCGACCCGGGTTCTTCTCCTGGGTGGCCGGCGCGGACCCGCGCCAGAGCGGCAGCATCCACATGGCGTTCGAGATCATCCTGCAGGCCTATGGCTGGGAGACGGGCTGGCGGAACGTGATGCGGATGTGCGCGAACTGCCGTAGCTTCAGTCGCGGCGCCAGCGACGTGCCCCTGGACGTCTCGGCCGGCGAGGCCGCCTGCGGCATGGCGATCGACACCTACGGGCTGCGAGCCGTTGCCGAGGCGGGCGAGGATCGCATGGCCTTCTGCCTGCCCCAGGCCCTGACGGTGATCAACCCGGACGGGATCGGCGTGCTGAAGGGAGCGCCGGACGCGGAGCTGGCCGAGTTGTTCGTCGGGTTTGTTCTGTCCGAACACGGCCAGCGCATCTGGATGCAGCGGGCGGGGACGCCCGGCGGCCCGGCGCGATACGGCCTGTACCGGCTGCCCGTCATGCGCGGGCTCGTGGAGCGCTACCGCCAGTACGCCGCCGTCGGGATGGACCCCTACGAGTTCGAGTCCGGAGTGGAGTTCGACCTGGACAAGAAGAACCGGCGCTGGGGCATTCTGAACGCGCTGATCGGCGCCTGCATCATCGACGTGCACACCGAACTGGCGGCGGCCTGGCGCGTGCTGCGGGACCTGCCGGAGGGCGATCCCAGGGTCCGCGCCCTGCTGGAGCCCCCCATCAGCGAGGACGATCTGCTGCGCATGGCCGAGGACCGCTGGGGCGATGCCGCGTTCCGGGCGGACATGGTGGCGCGCTGGTCCCAGGAGGCCAAGACCCGTTACCGTCGACTGGCGAAGGAGAGATGA
- a CDS encoding iron ABC transporter permease translates to MRFEAGHFTFAFFKYFWTDALTRSSILNSLALGCVVTLLTAAVALPLSLLVVRYRFPGKGLLSGLLLVPMIMPPFVGAIGMRQVLARFGSLNLLLMQAGVIGSPIDWLGGARFWGVVIMEVLHLYPIMYLNFAAALANVDPSLEEAAMNMGSHGPRLFRRITLPLMMPGLFAGSVLVFIWAFTDLGTPLVFGYNRVVAVQIFNQVNELENNPQGYALVVGVLALTALIFLLTKRLFGLKAYQSLTRGPSASTERSAGPVRSVLIVSFVLLVVAAACLPHLAVIFSSLRAEWFMTVLPERYTLSHFEDALGHSLTLSSIRNSIGYSSLSTGLDVVLGVLIAYLLVRTKFRGAQVLDALVMLPLAVPGLVLAFGYVAAFSWTPLDPRENPVPLLVIAYGIRRLPYMVRAAYAGFQQVNVQLEEAAINLGSPPMRAVRRITAPLLSANLIAGGILVFSFAMLEVSDSLILAMKERFYPITKAIFVLTQRIEDGPYIASALGVWAMVFLALSLLAAGALLGRRMGQLFRV, encoded by the coding sequence ATGCGGTTCGAGGCGGGGCACTTCACGTTCGCGTTCTTCAAGTACTTCTGGACCGACGCCCTGACGCGCAGCTCGATTCTGAACAGCCTGGCGCTCGGCTGCGTTGTGACGCTTCTGACGGCCGCAGTCGCCCTGCCGCTCTCGCTGCTGGTGGTTCGGTACCGCTTCCCCGGCAAGGGCCTCCTGAGCGGCCTGCTCCTGGTGCCCATGATCATGCCCCCGTTCGTCGGGGCGATCGGCATGCGGCAGGTGCTCGCCCGGTTCGGCTCGTTGAACCTGCTGCTCATGCAGGCGGGCGTGATCGGCAGCCCGATCGACTGGCTCGGCGGGGCCCGGTTCTGGGGCGTCGTGATCATGGAGGTTCTGCATCTCTACCCGATCATGTATCTGAACTTCGCCGCCGCCCTGGCCAACGTGGACCCGTCTCTCGAGGAGGCGGCCATGAACATGGGCTCGCACGGGCCGCGGCTGTTCCGGCGCATCACCCTGCCCCTGATGATGCCCGGGCTGTTCGCCGGGTCGGTGCTGGTGTTCATCTGGGCGTTCACCGACCTGGGCACCCCGCTCGTGTTCGGCTACAACCGGGTGGTCGCCGTGCAGATATTCAACCAGGTGAACGAACTGGAGAACAACCCGCAGGGCTACGCGCTCGTCGTCGGGGTGCTGGCCCTGACGGCGCTCATCTTCCTGCTGACCAAGCGGCTCTTCGGCCTGAAGGCGTACCAGTCCCTGACCCGGGGCCCCTCGGCATCAACGGAGAGGTCGGCCGGCCCCGTGCGGAGCGTGCTGATCGTCTCGTTCGTGCTCCTGGTGGTGGCGGCGGCCTGCCTGCCCCACCTGGCCGTCATCTTCAGTTCGCTGCGCGCGGAGTGGTTCATGACCGTCCTGCCGGAGCGCTACACGCTCTCCCACTTCGAGGACGCGCTGGGCCACTCGCTGACCCTGTCCAGCATCCGCAACAGCATCGGCTACAGCAGCCTCAGCACGGGGCTGGACGTGGTTCTGGGCGTGCTGATCGCCTACCTGCTGGTGCGGACGAAGTTCCGCGGCGCGCAGGTGCTCGACGCCCTGGTCATGCTGCCCCTGGCCGTGCCGGGCCTGGTGCTGGCGTTCGGCTACGTGGCGGCCTTCTCGTGGACGCCGCTGGACCCGCGCGAGAACCCGGTCCCGCTGCTGGTCATCGCCTACGGCATCCGGCGCCTGCCCTACATGGTCCGGGCCGCCTATGCGGGCTTCCAGCAGGTCAACGTGCAACTGGAGGAAGCGGCCATCAACCTCGGGAGCCCGCCCATGCGCGCCGTGCGGCGGATCACGGCCCCCCTGCTGAGCGCCAACCTGATCGCCGGCGGGATCCTCGTGTTCTCGTTCGCCATGCTGGAGGTCAGCGACAGCCTGATCCTGGCCATGAAGGAGCGCTTCTACCCGATCACCAAGGCCATCTTCGTGCTGACACAGCGCATCGAGGACGGCCCGTACATCGCCAGCGCGCTGGGCGTCTGGGCGATGGTGTTCCTGGCCCTGTCGTTGCTGGCGGCCGGCGCGCTGCTCGGGCGCAGGATGGGGCAGCTCTTCCGCGTGTAG
- a CDS encoding ABC transporter ATP-binding protein: protein MAGVSLRHVTKAYDGTVAVDDATFQVRKGELFFLLGPSGCGKTTILRLIAGFLQPDGGSILFDERPIDRVPPHRRNTGMVFQNYALWPHMTVGENVAYGLRERKVDGPERERRVAEALRTVHMERFAERMPNQLSGGQQQRVALARALVVEPDVVLLDEPLSNLDARLRLEMRREIRRIHDETRITTIYVTHDQKEALSMADRLAVMSMGRVEQIGTPREVYRRPVSRFVAEFIGEANMVAGTLVEAAGGRGVLRSELGDLHAVLGPNVPEAGRRAVCMVRPEGLRLGPGPVNAFSAVVESSFYLGEVEQFVLSAGGQDLKAFQGNPGEQSPQTGQRIDVHFEAADAVILPE, encoded by the coding sequence ATGGCCGGCGTCTCGCTGCGACACGTCACCAAGGCTTACGATGGGACCGTGGCCGTGGACGACGCGACGTTCCAGGTTCGCAAGGGCGAGCTGTTCTTCCTGCTCGGCCCGTCCGGTTGCGGCAAGACGACGATCCTCCGCCTGATCGCCGGCTTCCTTCAGCCGGACGGCGGCTCGATCCTGTTCGACGAGCGCCCCATCGACAGAGTCCCCCCCCACCGGCGCAACACGGGCATGGTGTTCCAGAACTACGCGCTGTGGCCGCACATGACCGTGGGGGAGAACGTGGCCTACGGGCTGCGCGAACGCAAGGTGGACGGGCCGGAACGCGAGCGGCGCGTGGCGGAGGCCCTCCGCACGGTCCACATGGAACGGTTTGCGGAGCGCATGCCGAACCAGCTCTCCGGCGGACAGCAGCAGCGCGTCGCCCTGGCCCGTGCGCTCGTCGTCGAGCCGGACGTCGTCCTGCTGGACGAGCCGCTCTCGAACCTGGACGCCCGCCTTCGTCTGGAGATGCGACGCGAGATCCGGCGGATCCACGACGAGACGCGGATCACCACGATCTACGTCACCCACGACCAGAAGGAAGCCCTGTCGATGGCCGATCGTCTGGCCGTGATGAGCATGGGACGCGTCGAGCAGATCGGCACGCCCCGGGAGGTCTACCGCAGACCTGTGAGCCGGTTCGTGGCGGAGTTCATCGGCGAGGCCAACATGGTCGCGGGCACGCTGGTGGAGGCGGCCGGCGGCCGGGGTGTGCTTCGCTCCGAGTTGGGCGATCTGCACGCCGTGCTCGGCCCGAACGTCCCCGAGGCGGGCCGCCGCGCCGTCTGCATGGTCCGTCCGGAGGGCCTGCGGCTCGGGCCGGGCCCCGTCAACGCCTTCTCGGCCGTCGTCGAGAGCAGCTTCTACCTGGGCGAGGTGGAGCAGTTCGTCCTCTCGGCGGGCGGCCAGGATCTGAAGGCGTTCCAGGGGAACCCGGGCGAGCAGTCGCCGCAGACGGGCCAGAGGATCGACGTTCATTTCGAGGCGGCCGACGCCGTCATCTTGCCCGAGTGA
- a CDS encoding extracellular solute-binding protein, translating into MRSLWIKLRRYPALLLLVTVYLASTAVVATNILRGRSGAPGQGRKTILRFAHWQLEPGIRSAIDDLIADYTALHPDVEVRQILIPEQGYFQWVNTQLIGRTAPDMIEVGSGGAVGWSLWPKFYARYFLPLDRYVDEPNPYNAGTPLEGVPWRQAFFDEMEGGYSEELQSFFRVPIATSTVRLFYNRDLVRKVWDGPFPETFEDLTELCDRLKAWGEEQGVIMEPIAGSWYNFRQFFNTYRTALTADYLDRLDRDFNGTVSRIESAAPLYSGAVRMDEPALQGNFALIQELAEYFAPGFTALGRDEAVFLFLQGQSAMITTGTWDFEVMRVQAEFDLAVAEIPLPSPSHPRYGALVAGPTTEAGLRGGFPMGVIKDSPNVETTLDFLRFATSLEANEKLNRTMSWLPVAEGARLAEHLQPFAPLIEGYASCITYDAPGAELAFEQTFKELLGGKIDYRAFVESLMAAYDRELPGGVASEFRNGEQTLSQQIRFAALRRAALAGAVGAEKALTADSQAQYQRIMEAYVVQLGTRHNDIRVWIDSVAAKP; encoded by the coding sequence GTGCGATCCCTATGGATTAAGCTGCGGCGCTACCCTGCCCTGTTGCTGCTTGTGACCGTGTACCTGGCTTCGACGGCGGTTGTCGCCACCAACATCCTCCGCGGCCGGAGCGGGGCCCCGGGGCAGGGCCGCAAGACGATACTGCGGTTCGCCCACTGGCAACTGGAGCCGGGCATCCGCAGCGCCATCGACGATCTGATTGCGGACTACACCGCGCTCCACCCGGACGTGGAGGTGCGGCAGATCCTCATCCCGGAGCAGGGCTACTTCCAGTGGGTGAACACCCAGTTGATCGGGCGCACGGCCCCGGACATGATCGAGGTCGGGTCCGGAGGCGCCGTGGGCTGGTCGCTGTGGCCCAAGTTCTACGCCCGCTACTTCCTGCCGCTGGACCGCTACGTGGACGAGCCGAACCCCTACAACGCGGGCACGCCCCTGGAGGGGGTCCCCTGGAGGCAGGCCTTCTTCGACGAGATGGAGGGGGGATACTCCGAGGAGCTTCAGAGCTTCTTCCGCGTGCCGATCGCGACCTCGACCGTCCGGCTGTTCTACAACCGCGACCTGGTACGCAAGGTCTGGGACGGGCCGTTCCCGGAGACCTTCGAGGACCTCACCGAACTCTGCGACCGCCTGAAGGCCTGGGGCGAGGAGCAGGGCGTGATCATGGAGCCGATCGCGGGTTCGTGGTACAACTTCCGCCAGTTCTTCAACACCTACCGAACCGCGTTGACCGCCGACTACCTGGACCGCCTGGACCGGGACTTCAACGGCACGGTCAGCCGAATCGAGTCGGCGGCCCCCCTCTACTCGGGGGCGGTCCGGATGGACGAACCCGCCCTGCAGGGCAACTTCGCGCTGATTCAGGAACTGGCCGAGTACTTTGCGCCCGGGTTTACGGCCCTGGGGCGGGACGAGGCGGTGTTCCTCTTCCTGCAGGGCCAGTCCGCGATGATCACGACGGGCACGTGGGACTTCGAGGTCATGCGCGTTCAGGCCGAGTTCGACCTGGCCGTGGCCGAAATCCCCCTGCCCTCCCCCAGTCACCCGCGATACGGCGCGCTCGTGGCGGGGCCCACGACGGAGGCCGGGCTTCGGGGCGGATTCCCCATGGGCGTGATCAAGGACTCCCCGAACGTGGAGACGACGCTCGACTTCCTTCGCTTCGCCACCTCCCTGGAGGCCAACGAGAAGCTCAACCGCACCATGTCCTGGCTGCCCGTAGCCGAAGGAGCCCGGCTGGCGGAGCATCTGCAGCCCTTCGCCCCTCTCATCGAAGGCTATGCTTCGTGCATCACCTACGACGCGCCCGGCGCGGAGCTTGCCTTCGAACAGACCTTCAAGGAGCTTCTGGGCGGCAAGATCGACTACCGGGCCTTCGTCGAGAGCCTGATGGCGGCCTACGACCGGGAACTGCCGGGGGGCGTCGCCTCCGAATTCAGAAACGGCGAGCAGACGCTCAGCCAGCAGATACGCTTCGCCGCCCTGCGGCGAGCCGCCCTGGCCGGCGCAGTCGGCGCCGAAAAGGCCCTGACGGCCGACAGCCAGGCGCAGTACCAGCGCATCATGGAAGCCTACGTGGTGCAGCTCGGCACTCGCCACAATGACATACGGGTGTGGATAGACAGCGTAGCCGCAAAACCGTAG